The genomic stretch TTCCTTTCCTACTGTAGATGTTTGCGAATGGATGGCGAGAAGTCTCGATGGAGTTAGGAAAGTAGCAATCATATGtcaataaacattttctatgTAAACGTTTTTGTGTCACTCTTAATGAAGATCTCAAGGGAGGCTATGGAGGTCAAGGAAACGTCTTCTTGGAACTGATATAACAAGCTGGTACAATATGCAGCTTCATAGGTGTACCACAAACctaaaattatttctgaaCTGTTGCATGACGTAACTATCATGTGGAACTCTGACACGCTGGTCACAGGTAACATCGCACGTCTTCAGAACATTTTCACAAATCGACAGGTTCGTAACATTAATGCTACTTAGTCGAAAATGGCATAGTGATATGAAGTTAGACTAAGTCATTTGCAATTGGAGTGCGAGATAACGTATTTTACAAGTATACAATGAAATCGATTAAGCTTATCGAAATGTAATTATGACCTGCCCTATTCGTACATAAAATGCAACGGGATACAACCTTACGGCAGTTCACATCAAGAAGCGAAATACGATTAACTAAAAGAAGTTGACTTTTACATACATGAAGCATTTTTAATTCTGATTCCgttaaattttgtacattGATCCTTTATCTGATTTGTCACAGAACAGTACCTTGGACTATGATGCATTGGATACTCGCGAACTAGAATTTTATGATGAGAGTAGCTACAtcatttttcagatattttatgGGTCAAAACGTGCATTCACTATACCCATAGCGTAATAAAGCAGTAGAATTCCTTCCTCAGAACATAAACGTGTATCAAGCATATTCAAAGAATTCATTTTTTGCAGATGACAGACATCGTAGCGTTCTTGGTTGTTCTGATTGCGGTCAATTCTCTGAACGCCCTCCAAGTCCCATCCATGGATTTTTGGATCTCACCAGGAAGCTCCAGCAATTTGTCGATTTGATCCCGATCGAGGAGCTCCTGGAAATATCGAAAGCCTATCTGGCCCAGGACGAGCATTTCCAAACAGTCATGAAGTTGATGAACAGCAACGAGTCGAAACAATGGGTACAAGACATGGAACAGGCGCCTGAATTCAAGGTGTTGCTAAACTATACGCAGGGCAATAGTTTTGATGTAAACTTGGTGGTGAACAATTTCAACAAAGCCCTTAGTACCCGACCTCTGACCTCTAGGATAACAGCTTACTTGACTCCTTACAAGGTCACCGGTGGAATCAATGGTTATATGGAGAATACCGCTTCCCTTATTTCGATGGATAACCTGACGCGTCTCTACGAAGACAAAATTGAGCACGCCAAAGTGTTTAGAGACTCGGTGCATGAAGTGGTCTTGAACAAGTACTTAACATTCTACATGTCCATTTTCACGAACAAGAACTTCCTGGAAGTGGGACAACAGGTCGTAGACGCTGGTgtcaacatagaaattttccAAGCCTTGTCCccatctttatttataattttcactgCAGTTTAAAGTTTTACATGTTAAAAATGCAAGtgtatttgatatttcaatgCTATTTATTGCAGCTTCCCGTGTATaaggaataaaatacattatgatgaattaaaatatcatcttCTTCATGTTATGTCCTTTTTATCTTTGCACTACATGAACAGTCCGATttttatagaagaaaaagCTTTGTTAGGAAGTTATTAGAAAATCTGCGATAATCTCCATTTACtccaaaattgtaaaatttcaaaaaggtaatattttcagaaaataattttaggaatatgattatatgtttatatatttaggaATAATTTTAGGAAAGTGTGAAACATTATCACCGAAATCTTGCAAATAGTATAGTACAGCAATGCATATGCAATTCCAGGTATGAAAACACTTTATCCGTAATTATGGATACGTAAAATATAGCATAAAATGACAAGACGGTACGTGTATTGCGGTGTACGCAAGCATTTTTCTTATCTATTGCGAAGCATCAACTCGAGTGACGATAACGAGATATTATCAAACAGAAGGAACCCCTTTACCGATTATTCGCTATCTTTCAGCTGTCAAACTATGTGTATCTACTGCCCCCTCTCATTCGATAATACCTTTTTATCGTGGTAAAATACAGGGCACGTGCTTTATCCGCTTATAATTGACCGAGTTCACATTTGATGTAATCATATGAATAACATTTAAACGttcttttgaaaattctgTTTTTGTCGCAATTGTGCATATATGcggatattttgtaaaatacaagcTAAATTCTAcattactaaaataaaatgtgtaaaaataaaaagtctgaAATGTATTATGTTTGCATTTCACTGCTGTTTATTACTCAATAATGATTATTAATGATTCATGACAATTCTTAGGTGACTAATGCCTGCGTTAGATAGGCGTATAGCTCATTGAATAGTTCGATCGCGAACGTGATCTCTAGTCCACCCTCTTTCGCCCAGAAATAGTGATGATGTAGCACATCGTTGGTCTCAATCGCGTTGCAAAACTCCAGGTAGTCTTTGGACCTCAACGCATACAGAAATCTGCGGAAGCTCGCCGAGTATTTCACCTTTTGTCGCAACAGTTCGTGCAGCTCGTCCAGAGGCATGGTCTCGAGGATTTTATTGATCATCACGGTGAGGCCTCCGGCTGCCATACTCGGATCGTATTTGATGAACTTGGGAGACGTCTTCCAAAAGCATCGTATCTTCTCTTGCCAGGAATCCACGTCCAAACCATTCTGTCGCAGAAAACTGATCAATTTGTTTGCTTCAGGCATGTTCTGGAACTCGCGCAATATGAATCTCTTCTGGTCGTTCACGAAGCTCACGGTATCTCCGATCTGGGGGTCGTATTCCATGTATCTTTCAATGATTCGTTGTACTTCTTTTATAGGGACGAACGCCAAAATGTCTTTGAGATCTTCGTCGAGGGAGCTATTGTCTTCCAATGGGAGTACGCTTAATAAATCtggatcgttcgatcgaagtCTGATCCGATAGGCAAGGAATCCGAAAAAAGCAACCGAAGCAGCGGCTACCATGGTAACAATCATAATTTGAGGGTTCATCTCTTTCAGAAGATTAAAGTTGATTCTTAGTgttgatttaataataaatcattattatCGAGATGATTCGTTTCAAGCGCAAAATTCTTGACCAATTATCGACAAGGTTTGTTAATGTAAATCCGCTAGTCTGGTACAACATGTAAAAAACGGGATAAGAGGTTAGAGTTGCGAACAATGTTGCAACTGAGCAAAGTTTAACCCTTCAGAAACTTACGACGAAAGTTTGCACATTTAAGATacggaagagagaaagacCTTGTTCAAAGTGGCCGAGTAGATTCGCCAGGCCATCGTACGATGATAGACATCCCTTTGCTAGGTTAACGTTTGACGCGTTCCTTAAAGAACACACGAGACGAAAGCAAATTATGACAGTTAATCTTCTATTGACAGAGATATCCTCTTTTTGACACGAGATTTATTAAGCTAGTGGATTTGTGCAGCGGTTATgacaaaaaatttaaattttctttattccgTGAATTTAACAGGGCGAGCCATTGCGAAGATTAGCATGCACCTGCGAtactacatttttatttgcgCTGGAAGTTCGCGAAGTCAGCGGAGTTTCATGAATCTAAATGTAGTGGTTGTACGAAACTACTTTCACATATGTCGTTGAACGAAATAAGGAAGATAAtaggtaatttttaaaaatattatttatcctTCTATctactattaaattaaactgCTATTATTATCCAATGTAACCTAgctaattttttaacgaataaattatctctgaataataaagaataatagaaattcatgGTTAATCATCCTGTCAGATGAGCAgatcacaaaaatattattttctgcgCAAACTACATGCGTTCAATATTTCATTGGACAAGACGGTTCTTGCTATGCACCAgtctaatattatttaatgcaATCATTTCATATAAacttataataattgtttaaacGTAAATACCTCGagctatataaattattaaagagtTACAAGTGTAGGTctgtaatatttcttaattgaGAAATATAGTTCATGTTTCCTATCATTTCCGTAATTTTCCTTTCCCATGATTCTATCATCATTTCGAGAAGAGTCGTGATGTTGACACTTTCAAACATTTCACTTATTAATCAAATTCGTATTGTCTGGTGTGATAGTCTTCTTAAGACGCATTTCGAAGATATCGTCAATGTTTTATCATGCAAACGAGCTATGTCACAATACGTGCACGATACGCgatgatatttaaaatgaaacgtaatatagtaaaatGAATGATTGCGATACAATTGTATTCGACAGATTATGGTTACATTTCGAGGATTCTTCACGTTATCATATTGTCACCTAATCCACCAAcacataattacataattaataaatctactCATTTTTTCTAGTAAATAACGCATGAGCGCACATTATATGTTGTACTTGAtatactttgaaattatttgatgtTTGATATATGaacttttacatatttcatatatttttacacgttGCGCAAAGAACGtctaaatatatgatatacagatatatttGACTATTTCGTTTATAGTTTATcttattatcatataatttctttttatttatatttatttatttgatgaaAAGATagtaagaaattttctttgtagGTAGTTTATTGCATAGGAATATATTTTGCGACGGACCCTTGTGTCAGGGACGGTTTCATTAAGATTTTAAAGTACCTTTTTTAAGCGCTATTTTTAAATCGTCGGAGTATACTTATATTCTAGCTTACAAATAGCTTGTTAGCTGAATGCAAGATTTTTTTACACTGTAAAAAGTCATCATAATTGTAACGTGACATGAAGCCACACAAATAATGTGGATGCATCAGTGCTATTTACCGGGATAACTTTTCAGGAAATGGATATTTAAGAAACAGTAAATTGGTGCTTAATTACAACCAGCCGCATcctttgcgtaataggatatattacaaaacagtttttttttaacaCTCGTAATATATCTAAGATTTCTTGTAAACAATAATCATCAATAAAAAAACGTGAAACATATACACATTCCTTATCTATTACAAAAAATAGGTAGGCTATtagttatataacattacagaTTACCATGAGTCAAGATAATGtcaataatgataaatttctTGAAGAAGTAATCGTAATCTATCGAGTACAATCGTGTCGCaatgtttaatttcaattattattttatatcgtacaCTTAAAGTACTATTTATGTGTGATAAAAGCAAACGGTAActccaaaatatattttaagcaAGCTATTAacttctaatataaatttgattgGTGTATACAATTAAGAAGTCCAAACATCGAATGATTTCCATGTATGAACCGATCTTTCTCATTAAGGCATTATTTTAAGCTagtattatcatattaaataataagtggtgataataataaaatttgctaTTATCCTTCGCCAACAATCAATAAATGATGTTTGACTATATAAGCTTGTATATAGGCTTATTCATCTTTATTATACTATAGATATATTAGGAATTTTTCAGATTAATTGATTTGACATATAGGAATATTTTAGTGTCTGTATttgtatattgttttttttcatatttttccattcATTTATCTATAAATAGTGAGAAAtttagtttatattttattgtatggTAACATCTTGTTACGACTGAATGGAAGTTAACAAATTTagggaaaaattgtaaattaagaaAGACTTGTAGTtgttataaattctttactatacatatatctttacTATATCTTATACATTCTGTTAAGTTTAGAGATTTCGGTTCTATTATTCCAATTCTATTATCTGATAAGAACAGAATTACATTGGCTACTACTGTTTCGTAATTTTGATTATATCGATATGATTGATAGCCATAGATACTATTTTACAGTTTTTGATCATGATGTAATGTTCGTTAGGAAACAGcacgaaaattaataatgagaagttaaataatttcaacttttaaacAATTCTCACACAGATTTTCCTGACACGCGAATTATTCATTTCGCTCAATTTCACTTTAAAAAGCAGGAGTTTTCTATTCAAAATTTCTCATggaaataaaactttaatccgtagattataaaatattacttctttttctacaaatatttaatattttaccattaatttcaagtattaataataaaaaaattgtaaaaacaggaaagaaagaacagcattattttactaatGTCAACTaacttaatacatttattaaatattattctaaaagtaacaaacatatatatgaaataattttacatgttACAAGTCAATTTTTTAGacaattatatatgtacaaactTATCTGTAATacttaaagatatttatagatCAACGCTTTAGCTATAAGAAATGTGGGCAAATTCGTGTGGAACGTATTGCTGTCGATATAGAGGTAGTCAAGCTGTGCTAGTATTCTTTGGAAATGAGGATTCGTGAAGGTACTTGTGAAAAGGTTCTCGTACTGAAGAGATAGAATTTCGTGcaagaaatttttgaaaaccTTAGAAGTCACAACCTTGTATTCGAAGAGATTCGACAAGTCGTACACAGATGCTACCTCTGAAACATCTTTTACATAACCTGCGATTCCTCCGGTAATTCTAAGATTAGAATTCACTTTAGTTTTTTCGACTCTCGCTGCCAAGGATTTTTTTATGTCCTGCAGTAAAGTGTAACTGTCAAGACCTTGGTTTAGCAAATAGTTCATGAGGGTTTCGAATTCGGGTAAAGCTTCCACGTCGTCGACGAAGGCCTTCATATCATCGGATTGCAAGAAAGTCATAATCCATTGGAATTCCTTGTCTCTGGCCTGATATACTTGTGTGAGCTCCAGTAATTTATCGATGGGCACCAAGTTCACGAAATCCTGCAATTCCTTGGCCAGGGCACCTGTGCCAATGCTTGGCAATTGGTAAGCGTTGAGATGGCTGGCTGCGACCAGGATGGTCAAAACTGTGATAGCGAATTTCATCTGAAAATTGggataaattatgaaaaaa from Bombus pascuorum chromosome 2, iyBomPasc1.1, whole genome shotgun sequence encodes the following:
- the LOC132904670 gene encoding uncharacterized protein LOC132904670 — protein: MWNSDTLVTGNIARLQNIFTNRQRNKAVEFLPQNINVYQAYSKNSFFADDRHRSVLGCSDCGQFSERPPSPIHGFLDLTRKLQQFVDLIPIEELLEISKAYLAQDEHFQTVMKLMNSNESKQWVQDMEQAPEFKVLLNYTQGNSFDVNLVVNNFNKALSTRPLTSRITAYLTPYKVTGGINGYMENTASLISMDNLTRLYEDKIEHAKVFRDSVHEVVLNKYLTFYMSIFTNKNFLEVGQQVVDAGVNIEIFQALSPSLFIIFTAV
- the LOC132904566 gene encoding uncharacterized protein LOC132904566 is translated as MNPQIMIVTMVAAASVAFFGFLAYRIRLRSNDPDLLSVLPLEDNSSLDEDLKDILAFVPIKEVQRIIERYMEYDPQIGDTVSFVNDQKRFILREFQNMPEANKLISFLRQNGLDVDSWQEKIRCFWKTSPKFIKYDPSMAAGGLTVMINKILETMPLDELHELLRQKVKYSASFRRFLYALRSKDYLEFCNAIETNDVLHHHYFWAKEGGLEITFAIELFNELYAYLTQALVT